Proteins co-encoded in one Centropristis striata isolate RG_2023a ecotype Rhode Island chromosome 24, C.striata_1.0, whole genome shotgun sequence genomic window:
- the arl13b gene encoding ADP-ribosylation factor-like protein 13B isoform X5, which produces MFSLMANCCNWLKRWREPARKVTLVMVGLDNAGKTATVRGIQGENPQDVAPTVGFSKVDLKQGKFEVTIFDLGGGKRIRGIWKNYYSESHGVVFVVDSSDVQRIQETRETMAEVLQHPRIAGKPVLVLANKQDHEGALAEADIIENLSLEKLVNENKCLCQIEPCSAVLGYGKKADKSIRKGLKWLLNNIAKDYEAITERVQKDTAEQRAQEEQDKKERAERVRRIRAERERQEREEAEREGRQIQEDEPDDDNMPSPFQPISNVISENDDKEKERKRQREQQEARTNSPKTSADQEEEEDEDDEEPENASSVTTGEQDKKKTRKLHLKRKHRVDPLRTEDGPAESPTPPPPPASGV; this is translated from the exons ATGTTTAGCCTGATGGCGAACTGCTGCAACTGGCTGAAACGTTGGCGAGAGCCTGCAAG GAAAGTGACTCTGGTTATGGTGGGACTGGATAACGCAGGGAAGACGGCTACAGTGCGAGGAATCCAAGGAG AGAATCCGCAGGATGTGGCTCCGACAGTGGGTTTTTCTAAAGTCGACCTGAAGCAGGGCAAGTTCGAGGTGACCATCTTCGACCTGGGTGGCGGCAAAAGAATCCGGGGCATCTGGAAGAACTATTACTCAGAGTCACATGGTGTGGTGTTTGTGGTGGACTCCAGTGACGTCCAGAGGATCCAGGAGACACGGGAGACCATGGCCGAGGTCCTCCAGCATCCACGCATTGCAGGAAAACCTGTACTAGT GCTCGCCAACAAACAAGACCATGAGGGAGCGCTGGCTGAAGCAGACATCATTGAGAACCTGTCGCTAGAGAAGCTTGTTAATGAGAACAAGTGTCTCTGTCAGATC GAGCCATGCTCTGCCGTTCTCGGCTATGGCAAAAAGGCCGACAAGTCCATCAGGAAGGGCCTGAAGTGGCTCCTCAACAACATTGCCAAAGACTACGAGGCCATTACTGAGCGCGTGCAGAAAGACACAGCGGAGCAGCGCGCTCAGGAGGAACAGGACAAGAAGGAGAGGGCGGAGAGAGTGAGGAGGATACGAGCCGAGAG AGAGCGGCAAGAGCGGGAAGAGGCAGAACGTGAAGGCAGGCAGATCCAAGAAGACGAGCCTGATGATGACAACATGCCCAGCCCCTTTCAACCAATCAGCAACGTGATCTCTGAG AACGACGacaaagaaaaggagaggaagaggcaaAGAGAGCAGCAGGAGGCCAGGACCAACAGCCCGAAGACAAGCGCTGatcaagaggaagaggaggatgaagacgACGAAGAGCCGGAAAATGCCAGTTCAG TCACAACAGGCGAGCAGGACAAAAAGAAGACGAGGAAGCTGCACCTGAAGAGGAAACACAGAGTGGACCCGCTGAGGACGGAGGACGGGCCGGCAGAGAGCCCCacgcctccacctcctccag
- the arl13b gene encoding ADP-ribosylation factor-like protein 13B isoform X3 has protein sequence MFSLMANCCNWLKRWREPARKVTLVMVGLDNAGKTATVRGIQGENPQDVAPTVGFSKVDLKQGKFEVTIFDLGGGKRIRGIWKNYYSESHGVVFVVDSSDVQRIQETRETMAEVLQHPRIAGKPVLVLANKQDHEGALAEADIIENLSLEKLVNENKCLCQIEPCSAVLGYGKKADKSIRKGLKWLLNNIAKDYEAITERVQKDTAEQRAQEEQDKKERAERVRRIRAERERQEREEAEREGRQIQEDEPDDDNMPSPFQPISNVISENDDKEKERKRQREQQEARTNSPKTSADQEEEEDEDDEEPENASSVTTGEQDKKKTRKLHLKRKHRVDPLRTEDGPAESPTPPPPPVGWATPKVSRLPKLEPLGDTRHSASGV, from the exons ATGTTTAGCCTGATGGCGAACTGCTGCAACTGGCTGAAACGTTGGCGAGAGCCTGCAAG GAAAGTGACTCTGGTTATGGTGGGACTGGATAACGCAGGGAAGACGGCTACAGTGCGAGGAATCCAAGGAG AGAATCCGCAGGATGTGGCTCCGACAGTGGGTTTTTCTAAAGTCGACCTGAAGCAGGGCAAGTTCGAGGTGACCATCTTCGACCTGGGTGGCGGCAAAAGAATCCGGGGCATCTGGAAGAACTATTACTCAGAGTCACATGGTGTGGTGTTTGTGGTGGACTCCAGTGACGTCCAGAGGATCCAGGAGACACGGGAGACCATGGCCGAGGTCCTCCAGCATCCACGCATTGCAGGAAAACCTGTACTAGT GCTCGCCAACAAACAAGACCATGAGGGAGCGCTGGCTGAAGCAGACATCATTGAGAACCTGTCGCTAGAGAAGCTTGTTAATGAGAACAAGTGTCTCTGTCAGATC GAGCCATGCTCTGCCGTTCTCGGCTATGGCAAAAAGGCCGACAAGTCCATCAGGAAGGGCCTGAAGTGGCTCCTCAACAACATTGCCAAAGACTACGAGGCCATTACTGAGCGCGTGCAGAAAGACACAGCGGAGCAGCGCGCTCAGGAGGAACAGGACAAGAAGGAGAGGGCGGAGAGAGTGAGGAGGATACGAGCCGAGAG AGAGCGGCAAGAGCGGGAAGAGGCAGAACGTGAAGGCAGGCAGATCCAAGAAGACGAGCCTGATGATGACAACATGCCCAGCCCCTTTCAACCAATCAGCAACGTGATCTCTGAG AACGACGacaaagaaaaggagaggaagaggcaaAGAGAGCAGCAGGAGGCCAGGACCAACAGCCCGAAGACAAGCGCTGatcaagaggaagaggaggatgaagacgACGAAGAGCCGGAAAATGCCAGTTCAG TCACAACAGGCGAGCAGGACAAAAAGAAGACGAGGAAGCTGCACCTGAAGAGGAAACACAGAGTGGACCCGCTGAGGACGGAGGACGGGCCGGCAGAGAGCCCCacgcctccacctcctccag
- the arl13b gene encoding ADP-ribosylation factor-like protein 13B isoform X4, whose amino-acid sequence MFSLMANCCNWLKRWREPARKVTLVMVGLDNAGKTATVRGIQGENPQDVAPTVGFSKVDLKQGKFEVTIFDLGGGKRIRGIWKNYYSESHGVVFVVDSSDVQRIQETRETMAEVLQHPRIAGKPVLVLANKQDHEGALAEADIIENLSLEKLVNENKCLCQIEPCSAVLGYGKKADKSIRKGLKWLLNNIAKDYEAITERVQKDTAEQRAQEEQDKKERAERVRRIRAERERQEREEAEREGRQIQEDEPDDDNMPSPFQPISNVISENDDKEKERKRQREQQEARTNSPKTSADQEEEEDEDDEEPENASSVTTGEQDKKKTRKLHLKRKHRVDPLRTEDGPAESPTPPPPPVGWATPKVSRLPKLEPLGDTRHSGVC is encoded by the exons ATGTTTAGCCTGATGGCGAACTGCTGCAACTGGCTGAAACGTTGGCGAGAGCCTGCAAG GAAAGTGACTCTGGTTATGGTGGGACTGGATAACGCAGGGAAGACGGCTACAGTGCGAGGAATCCAAGGAG AGAATCCGCAGGATGTGGCTCCGACAGTGGGTTTTTCTAAAGTCGACCTGAAGCAGGGCAAGTTCGAGGTGACCATCTTCGACCTGGGTGGCGGCAAAAGAATCCGGGGCATCTGGAAGAACTATTACTCAGAGTCACATGGTGTGGTGTTTGTGGTGGACTCCAGTGACGTCCAGAGGATCCAGGAGACACGGGAGACCATGGCCGAGGTCCTCCAGCATCCACGCATTGCAGGAAAACCTGTACTAGT GCTCGCCAACAAACAAGACCATGAGGGAGCGCTGGCTGAAGCAGACATCATTGAGAACCTGTCGCTAGAGAAGCTTGTTAATGAGAACAAGTGTCTCTGTCAGATC GAGCCATGCTCTGCCGTTCTCGGCTATGGCAAAAAGGCCGACAAGTCCATCAGGAAGGGCCTGAAGTGGCTCCTCAACAACATTGCCAAAGACTACGAGGCCATTACTGAGCGCGTGCAGAAAGACACAGCGGAGCAGCGCGCTCAGGAGGAACAGGACAAGAAGGAGAGGGCGGAGAGAGTGAGGAGGATACGAGCCGAGAG AGAGCGGCAAGAGCGGGAAGAGGCAGAACGTGAAGGCAGGCAGATCCAAGAAGACGAGCCTGATGATGACAACATGCCCAGCCCCTTTCAACCAATCAGCAACGTGATCTCTGAG AACGACGacaaagaaaaggagaggaagaggcaaAGAGAGCAGCAGGAGGCCAGGACCAACAGCCCGAAGACAAGCGCTGatcaagaggaagaggaggatgaagacgACGAAGAGCCGGAAAATGCCAGTTCAG TCACAACAGGCGAGCAGGACAAAAAGAAGACGAGGAAGCTGCACCTGAAGAGGAAACACAGAGTGGACCCGCTGAGGACGGAGGACGGGCCGGCAGAGAGCCCCacgcctccacctcctccag
- the LOC131963001 gene encoding gamma-glutamylaminecyclotransferase C-like produces the protein MPFCIHMARVFVYGTLKKGQPNYYRMFESANGKAEFLASACTVQKYPLVIATKYNIPFLLNLPDQGRRVRGEIYKVDDKMLKFLDDFEGVPTMYQRTLVKLEVQEWAGQTHGEQRPAAGSITEAFMYSTTSYQPDWPSLPCHESYDSNGDHGLQYVLREGRD, from the coding sequence atgcCTTTCTGCATCCACATGGCTCGTGTGTTCGTCTACGGCACCCTGAAGAAGGGCCAGCCCAACTACTACCGTATGTTTGAGAGCGCCAACGGGAAGGCGGAGTTCCTCGCCTCGGCCTGCACCGTCCAGAAATACCCGCTAGTGATAGCCACCAAGTACAACATCCCTTTCCTCCTCAACCTCCCCGACCAGGGTAGACGAGTCCGAGGAGAGATCTACAAAGTGGACGACAAGATGCTGAAGTTCCTGGATGACTTTGAAGGGGTTCCCACCATGTACCAGCGGACTCTGGTCAAACTGGAGGTGCAGGAGTGGGCGGGGCAGACACACGGGGAGCAGAGGCCTGCAGCAGGGAGCATCACAGAGGCGTTCATGTACAGCACGACTTCATACCAGCCGGACTGGCCTTCACTGCCCTGCCACGAGAGCTACGACTCTAATGGAGATCACGGGCTTCAGTATGTGTTGAGAGAAGGTCGAGATTGA
- the LOC131962982 gene encoding gamma-glutamylaminecyclotransferase B-like, with amino-acid sequence MAHVFVYGTLKKGQPNYYRMFESANGKAEFLSSACTVQKYPLVIAGKYNIPALLNLPDQGRRVRGEIYKVDDKMLKFLDDFEGVPTMYQRTLVKLEVQEWAGQTHGEQRPAAGSITEAFVYSTTSYQPDWPSLPCHESYDSYGDHGLQYVFREDWKN; translated from the coding sequence ATGGCTCATGTCTTCGTCTACGGCACCCTGAAGAAGGGCCAGCCCAACTACTACCGTATGTTTGAGAGCGCCAACGGGAAGGCGGAGTTCCTCTCCTCGGCCTGCACCGTCCAGAAATACCCGCTAGTGATAGCCGGCAAGTACAACATCCCTGCCCTCCTCAACCTCCCAGACCAGGGTCGACGAGTCCGAGGAGAGATCTACAAAGTGGACGACAAGATGCTGAAGTTCCTGGATGACTTTGAAGGGGTTCCCACCATGTACCAGCGGACTCTGGTCAAACTGGAGGTGCAGGAGTGGGCGGGGCAGACACACGGGGAGCAGAGGCCTGCAGCAGGGAGCATCACAGAGGCGTTCGTGTACAGCACGACTTCATACCAGCCGGACTGGCCTTCACTGCCCTGCCACGAGAGCTACGACTCTTACGGAGATCACGGGCTTCAGTATGTGTTCAGAGAAGATTGGAAAAACTGA